The Antarcticibacterium sp. 1MA-6-2 genome has a window encoding:
- a CDS encoding SusC/RagA family TonB-linked outer membrane protein, translated as MKEKITNKLLLILLTCSTLIPTYGQQQQTTVQGTVMDAETDVPIPGATVVEKGKPNGALTDFDGKFILGVTRGAVLQISFMGYATAEIEVGDQKEFVIPLMPQAAQLDEVVLVGYNTVQREHIASSVAELDMDLINQRPISKLQEAFSGTIPGVTMLQGSNLPGSVPGDINIRGIATLQNSSPLVIIDGMEQSLTDVDPNQVASITVLKDAASASMYGSRGANGVIIIETKRGGAGEFNVNIHSWAAVNDPIDLPDFVNSADYMRLNNEARYVQGETLLFSQEDINLAQSGEYTNTNWLEEITQRTSFSHNTSASISGGGGIGTFNLMVGYMEEAGLNEGEGSQKFSARFNTNIQISEDFVLLADFYAHQLQVDRLWAATNGHGLYNEAWRMNPTQAVTYESDIEDHYILHNNLNPVARMNQGGYWNALHDRSTVNLRPTYTINDKLSVQGNVSYLLNKSANKWERETFRFFDGDGRLVDVWGNAVGAEQGVSSSQITARGLINFESGLRDGKDRIYLVGGAEMMNYNYTDFREVAKASFFGKLNYSFDNRYILEATVRKDGSSKFAPGYQWGFFPSGAVSWNLHNEGFLSGMVESGVINRLRLRGSFGLIGNEDVDPYLWEESVNTWGWTMRVPNPQFSWEKQEQWNVGLNASILDNKLSVTADVYNKRSYDLIYGAFPVPPLTGSYYLTTSVNIGEVENRGWEVGATWSDQIGEFSYTVGGMMFDNQNEVLKAGYSKSDTLIFRDNTDKIWYQGIGIDNFYGYESDGFFQTAEEIESSASLPNTRQGDIKYVDQNEDGIINDKDRVNLGDPFPHLNYSINLTMNYRRWEFRFLGQGVGERLGRLNGLEGYPVVMDGSANNLGTPRQYYAANRWTPETPNSRFPRMWTGNSSNAVLSDVWLSDASFFRIKTLRLGYTIPSIGTQINNLNIYVNAQDAFTFSNWEGLEPERDGGNGGYPRMASYSLGFRATLF; from the coding sequence ATGAAGGAAAAAATTACTAATAAATTACTATTAATTTTATTAACCTGTTCTACACTCATTCCCACCTACGGCCAGCAACAACAGACGACTGTTCAGGGTACAGTAATGGATGCTGAGACAGATGTCCCTATTCCCGGAGCAACAGTTGTAGAAAAAGGAAAGCCCAATGGGGCTCTTACAGACTTCGATGGAAAATTTATCCTTGGAGTAACCCGGGGAGCTGTTCTTCAAATTAGCTTTATGGGTTATGCAACAGCCGAAATTGAGGTGGGGGATCAAAAAGAATTTGTCATACCTCTAATGCCTCAGGCTGCTCAGTTGGATGAAGTAGTTCTGGTGGGTTACAATACCGTGCAACGAGAACATATAGCATCATCTGTAGCAGAGCTTGATATGGACCTAATAAACCAAAGGCCAATTTCAAAGCTACAGGAAGCTTTTAGTGGTACCATCCCTGGTGTCACAATGTTACAGGGGAGTAACTTACCTGGATCAGTTCCCGGTGATATAAATATTCGTGGAATAGCCACCTTACAAAATTCCTCTCCTCTTGTTATTATAGATGGAATGGAGCAGTCCTTAACTGATGTAGATCCAAATCAGGTGGCAAGTATAACCGTTTTAAAAGATGCTGCTTCTGCCTCTATGTATGGCTCAAGGGGAGCGAACGGTGTAATTATTATTGAAACAAAAAGAGGAGGCGCAGGAGAATTCAATGTCAATATTCATTCGTGGGCTGCTGTTAATGATCCCATAGATCTACCGGACTTTGTAAATTCTGCTGATTATATGCGGCTCAATAATGAAGCCCGTTATGTACAGGGCGAAACCTTGCTTTTTAGTCAGGAAGATATTAATCTGGCCCAAAGCGGAGAATATACTAATACAAACTGGTTAGAAGAAATAACTCAAAGAACCTCTTTCTCGCATAACACCAGTGCAAGTATATCAGGTGGTGGTGGTATAGGTACCTTTAATCTAATGGTTGGTTATATGGAAGAAGCCGGGCTTAATGAAGGCGAAGGCTCTCAAAAGTTTAGTGCCCGCTTTAATACCAATATCCAAATAAGTGAAGATTTTGTATTATTAGCCGATTTCTATGCTCACCAATTGCAGGTGGACCGCCTTTGGGCTGCCACTAATGGTCATGGTTTGTATAATGAGGCCTGGAGGATGAACCCTACTCAGGCAGTTACATATGAATCTGATATTGAGGATCATTATATTTTACATAATAACCTGAATCCTGTAGCAAGGATGAATCAGGGAGGATATTGGAACGCCTTACACGACAGAAGTACTGTTAACCTTAGACCAACTTACACTATTAATGATAAACTCAGTGTGCAGGGAAATGTGTCTTACTTGCTAAACAAGTCTGCCAACAAATGGGAACGGGAGACCTTTAGATTCTTTGATGGGGACGGTAGACTAGTAGATGTTTGGGGGAATGCTGTAGGTGCTGAACAAGGTGTGAGTTCTAGTCAAATTACTGCCCGTGGACTTATTAATTTTGAAAGTGGATTGAGAGATGGTAAGGACAGAATTTACCTTGTAGGAGGAGCAGAAATGATGAATTACAATTATACCGATTTCCGGGAGGTAGCCAAAGCTTCTTTTTTTGGAAAACTAAACTACTCCTTTGATAATCGATATATTCTTGAGGCCACTGTTCGAAAAGATGGAAGCAGTAAGTTTGCTCCCGGATATCAATGGGGCTTTTTTCCCTCCGGCGCAGTGAGCTGGAACCTTCATAATGAAGGCTTTTTGTCTGGAATGGTAGAGAGCGGTGTTATAAACCGTTTGAGGTTGAGAGGCTCCTTTGGTTTGATTGGAAACGAAGATGTGGACCCCTACTTGTGGGAAGAGTCTGTAAATACCTGGGGATGGACCATGCGAGTCCCTAATCCCCAATTCAGCTGGGAAAAGCAGGAGCAATGGAACGTAGGACTTAACGCCAGCATCCTGGATAATAAGCTAAGTGTTACTGCTGATGTCTATAACAAACGTTCTTATGATCTAATTTATGGAGCCTTTCCGGTACCGCCATTAACAGGATCTTATTACTTAACCACTTCTGTAAATATTGGAGAGGTTGAGAATAGGGGTTGGGAAGTAGGCGCAACCTGGAGTGATCAAATAGGTGAGTTTTCTTACACAGTAGGAGGAATGATGTTTGACAATCAAAATGAGGTGCTAAAGGCCGGATATTCAAAATCTGATACTCTTATTTTTAGAGATAACACCGACAAAATTTGGTATCAGGGAATTGGAATAGATAATTTTTACGGCTATGAAAGTGATGGTTTTTTCCAGACTGCGGAAGAGATAGAATCGAGTGCAAGTTTACCAAACACCCGCCAGGGTGATATTAAGTATGTAGATCAAAATGAAGATGGGATAATAAACGATAAGGACCGGGTAAACCTGGGAGATCCCTTTCCACATTTGAATTATTCTATAAATCTTACCATGAATTATAGAAGATGGGAGTTTAGGTTCCTTGGTCAAGGTGTGGGAGAAAGGTTAGGAAGGCTAAATGGATTAGAAGGATATCCTGTAGTAATGGATGGTTCGGCCAACAATTTAGGAACCCCACGGCAATATTACGCTGCAAATCGTTGGACCCCGGAAACACCAAATAGTCGCTTCCCGCGAATGTGGACAGGTAATAGTTCCAATGCAGTGCTTAGTGATGTTTGGTTAAGTGATGCCTCATTTTTCAGGATCAAAACCCTTCGCTTAGGTTACACTATTCCCAGTATTGGTACCCAAATAAACAATCTTAATATTTATGTCAATGCTCAGGATGCCTTCACCTTTAGTAACTGGGAAGGTCTGGAGCCGGAAAGAGATGGTGGAAATGGTGGATATCCAAGGATGGCTAGCTATAGCTTAGGCTTTAGAGCTACTTTATTTTAA